The Candidatus Koribacter versatilis Ellin345 genome has a segment encoding these proteins:
- the aceA gene encoding isocitrate lyase — MATENPTAQLRLDWETNPRWKGITRPYTAEDVARLRGTIRIDHTLARLGAERLWKLLQEDKYTQALGALTGNQAVQMVKAGLKAIYVSGWQVAGDANDAGQMYPDQSLYPADSVPNLVRRLNNALLRADQIHHSEGKNGMYFLAPMIADAEAGFGGNLNAFELMKAMIESGAACVHFEDQLSSAKKCGHLGGKVLVPTGEAIQKLVAARLAADICGVPTLILARTDANSAHLLTSDIDPYDREFCTGERTSEGFFCIRGGLDSAIARGLAYAPYADLIWCETSEPNIGEAQRFAEAIHAKFPGKMLAYNCSPSFNWKKKLSEEDIARFQPALAEMGYKFQFITLAGFHALNLSMYELATGYRQSGMTAYSALQQREFQLEPEGYEAAKHQRFVGTGYFDQVQNVVTSGKASTRALEHSTEAEQFHASETPEKSGVAAD; from the coding sequence ATGGCAACGGAGAACCCGACTGCCCAGCTTCGCCTTGACTGGGAGACCAACCCACGCTGGAAGGGCATCACCCGGCCTTACACCGCAGAAGACGTTGCGCGATTGCGCGGCACCATTCGCATTGACCACACGCTGGCGCGCCTCGGCGCAGAGCGGCTGTGGAAGCTGCTTCAAGAAGACAAATACACCCAGGCGCTCGGTGCATTGACCGGCAACCAGGCGGTGCAGATGGTCAAAGCCGGATTGAAAGCGATCTACGTCTCGGGCTGGCAAGTGGCGGGCGACGCCAATGACGCGGGCCAAATGTATCCCGACCAAAGCTTGTATCCGGCAGATAGCGTTCCGAACCTTGTGCGCCGATTGAACAACGCACTGTTGCGCGCCGATCAGATCCATCACTCCGAGGGGAAGAATGGAATGTATTTCCTCGCGCCGATGATCGCCGATGCCGAAGCCGGCTTCGGCGGCAACCTCAACGCCTTCGAGTTGATGAAAGCGATGATCGAGTCGGGAGCAGCCTGCGTTCACTTCGAGGACCAACTGTCTTCGGCGAAGAAGTGCGGGCACCTCGGCGGCAAAGTTCTGGTACCGACCGGCGAAGCGATCCAGAAGCTGGTCGCAGCTCGCTTGGCAGCCGACATCTGCGGCGTGCCGACGCTGATCCTGGCGCGTACCGATGCGAACAGCGCCCATCTGCTCACCAGCGACATCGATCCCTACGATCGCGAGTTCTGCACCGGCGAGCGCACCAGCGAAGGCTTCTTCTGCATTCGCGGCGGGTTGGATTCCGCCATCGCGCGCGGCTTGGCCTACGCACCGTATGCGGACCTGATCTGGTGCGAAACTTCGGAACCCAACATCGGCGAGGCGCAGCGCTTCGCGGAGGCGATCCATGCGAAGTTTCCGGGAAAGATGCTTGCTTACAACTGCTCTCCGTCGTTCAACTGGAAGAAGAAATTGTCGGAGGAAGACATCGCGCGCTTCCAGCCGGCGCTCGCGGAAATGGGTTACAAGTTCCAGTTCATTACCCTGGCGGGGTTCCATGCGCTGAACCTCAGCATGTACGAGTTGGCCACGGGTTATCGTCAGAGCGGCATGACGGCCTATTCCGCCCTGCAGCAGCGGGAATTCCAACTGGAGCCCGAGGGTTACGAAGCGGCGAAACACCAGCGCTTCGTAGGCACCGGCTACTTCGACCAGGTGCAGAACGTGGTCACCAGCGGCAAGGCCTCGACCCGGGCCCTCGAACACTCCACGGAAGCCGAACAGTTCCACGCTAGCGAAACGCCCGAAAAGAGCGGCGTGGCGGCCGACTAG
- a CDS encoding malate synthase: MVTTANLPTAVGFQLNTAPAGFNPKRDLAPGLYEFLETLHHEFTPRQQKLVAKRKRVLEASHRAELPEHMQPSEATQGNWRIELPKWCEDQRNQMTGPADEAELVGKMLNSGAPGVMLDLEDSTVNQWDHQQLGMKNVLSALHGELTYYDQKRGKEVAIKESNVVIWTRARGMHLNQAGVMPEVMSASLFDVGSLAYQVDTSKVKHNLCIYIPKSESAEEALWWRDLFEKIEDLRGWPKGYIKCMALVESHPLAYQMEEFLYNLRDHILGLNLGRWDYMASLIHFNLEDPEFVLPDRNAIPHDVLFFQNLRELIPEICHKRGALAIGGMTALYPSREDAELNARALDVLAKDKKNEANSLMDGAWTGHPDQNQIAVDQFPKPNQLHARRANAQRYPDLRPAPKGVGKRTLNGTRAAVRTVIRYRNGVLNGKGASLLDGYMEDLATDRIYRLMIAQRRKHSTVVPITDDDGHSVEHTAELVTRLFDEELEKLIAKPGKDLGSPETFREARRIAEAMVKNGEFDPF, from the coding sequence ATGGTTACCACGGCGAATTTACCAACCGCAGTCGGGTTCCAGCTGAACACCGCACCGGCGGGCTTCAATCCGAAGCGCGACCTCGCGCCCGGGCTCTACGAATTCCTCGAAACATTGCATCACGAGTTCACGCCACGACAGCAAAAGTTGGTGGCGAAGCGTAAACGCGTGTTGGAAGCGTCGCATCGGGCCGAGCTGCCGGAACATATGCAGCCCTCGGAGGCCACGCAGGGTAACTGGCGCATCGAGTTGCCGAAGTGGTGCGAAGACCAGCGCAACCAGATGACCGGTCCGGCGGACGAAGCGGAGCTCGTAGGGAAGATGTTGAACTCCGGCGCGCCCGGGGTGATGCTCGATCTGGAAGACTCCACCGTCAATCAATGGGACCACCAGCAGCTCGGCATGAAGAACGTGCTGAGCGCGCTGCACGGCGAGCTCACGTACTACGACCAGAAGCGTGGCAAGGAAGTCGCGATCAAAGAGAGCAACGTCGTCATCTGGACGCGCGCTCGTGGCATGCATTTGAACCAGGCAGGCGTAATGCCGGAGGTGATGTCGGCCTCGCTGTTCGACGTCGGTTCGCTGGCGTACCAGGTGGATACGAGCAAGGTGAAGCACAACCTTTGTATCTACATTCCGAAGAGCGAGAGCGCGGAAGAAGCGCTATGGTGGCGCGATCTGTTCGAGAAGATCGAGGACCTGCGCGGCTGGCCGAAGGGCTACATCAAGTGCATGGCGCTGGTGGAGTCGCATCCGCTGGCGTACCAGATGGAAGAATTTCTCTACAACCTGCGAGATCACATTCTCGGGTTGAATCTCGGCCGCTGGGATTACATGGCGAGCCTGATTCACTTCAATCTGGAGGATCCGGAGTTTGTGCTGCCGGACCGCAACGCGATTCCGCACGATGTGCTGTTCTTCCAGAATTTGCGCGAGCTGATTCCGGAAATTTGCCACAAGCGCGGAGCGCTGGCGATCGGCGGGATGACCGCGTTGTATCCGAGCCGCGAAGACGCGGAGTTGAATGCGCGCGCTCTGGACGTGCTCGCCAAAGACAAGAAGAACGAAGCCAACAGCCTGATGGACGGCGCGTGGACAGGGCATCCCGATCAGAATCAGATCGCGGTGGACCAGTTTCCGAAGCCGAACCAACTGCACGCACGGCGCGCGAACGCCCAGCGGTATCCGGATTTGCGTCCGGCGCCGAAGGGCGTAGGAAAGCGCACGCTCAATGGCACGCGCGCTGCGGTACGCACCGTGATTCGCTATCGCAATGGCGTGCTGAACGGCAAAGGCGCAAGCCTGCTGGATGGCTACATGGAAGATCTGGCGACGGACCGCATCTATCGCCTGATGATTGCGCAACGGAGGAAACATTCGACTGTCGTTCCGATTACTGACGACGACGGCCACTCCGTTGAGCACACTGCTGAACTCGTTACCCGGCTCTTCGATGAGGAGTTGGAAAAACTAATCGCGAAGCCAGGAAAAGACCTGGGCTCGCCCGAAACCTTCCGCGAAGCAAGACGGATCGCGGAAGCCATGGTGAAGAACGGCGAGTTCGATCCGTTCTAG
- a CDS encoding class II aldolase/adducin family protein, producing MSENPKFDICCAARALYRAGLSVANAGHISVAVGEDRMLVNRFGPSFATLMPIDILTCDFNGKIVDGEGWVNDTILLHGVIHRHVPDVVALVHTHPPATVTYSAFRKVPEIYDQESCILAGDIAIVEEDYQGLASTEARVKPMADALRDHRAIILPNHGAITRGPNVQLAAVAMMLLEGMVQRNLTVAAAARALGSEPKPIAMEAALTAKREIAKIPFLQPLWVDLLTRLRATDKDLFEAFAASKSA from the coding sequence GTGTCCGAAAATCCAAAGTTCGATATCTGTTGCGCGGCGCGTGCGTTGTATCGCGCCGGCCTGAGCGTGGCCAACGCCGGGCACATCAGCGTGGCAGTAGGCGAAGACCGTATGCTGGTCAACCGCTTCGGACCGTCGTTTGCGACCCTGATGCCGATCGACATTCTTACCTGCGACTTCAACGGGAAGATCGTTGACGGCGAAGGCTGGGTGAACGACACGATCTTGTTACACGGAGTGATCCACCGCCACGTTCCCGACGTGGTGGCGCTGGTGCATACCCATCCTCCGGCGACCGTGACCTATAGCGCGTTTCGCAAAGTGCCGGAGATTTACGACCAGGAGAGCTGCATTCTTGCGGGCGATATCGCCATTGTTGAAGAGGACTACCAGGGATTGGCGTCCACCGAAGCGCGCGTGAAGCCGATGGCGGATGCGCTGCGCGACCATCGCGCGATCATTTTGCCGAACCACGGGGCGATTACGCGCGGGCCGAATGTGCAACTGGCGGCCGTCGCCATGATGCTGCTCGAGGGCATGGTGCAGCGGAATTTGACGGTGGCCGCGGCAGCGCGGGCACTGGGCAGTGAACCGAAACCGATTGCGATGGAAGCGGCACTGACCGCCAAACGCGAAATAGCCAAGATTCCGTTTTTGCAGCCGCTCTGGGTGGATTTACTAACGCGGCTTCGCGCGACGGATAAAGACCTGTTTGAAGCGTTTGCTGCGTCAAAGAGCGCATAG
- a CDS encoding FG-GAP-like repeat-containing protein, producing the protein MDRFRRLLFILLTFTGVALAAVGSSTTTTLSITSAGAPVAYVSAPSTIKLTATVKSSALAVFPGLVKFCDKSINATCSGNAFLGTAQLTSSGKASLATRFGYGAHSLQAIFVGTRFYFSSQSSAASFSQKWKTGASLSHVNSVAGAKPGTFDLSVTLTGLQAAALPAAPTGSISFLDASNGNAVVATAPLGGGAGGTLTVRQTDQPLVGAMPWSAMTADFNNDGIPDVAVHNGEGTLSILLGNGDGTFQPQAKISGTFIPEPQALAIADFNSDGNADLAYATTVGVSGGYSILFGNGNGTFQAPVTTPLPGGGTWGLAAADFNRDGIPDLFALPLGPSGTPIPSGFMILIGNGDGSFVSSTQHPEMGLVMSFATADFNGDGITDLVVGYGTFGNTQLGVLLGNGDGTFQAPASPVALGNSYRFATADLNHDGKLDLVVAGAQSASGYYGAYSLLGNGDGSFQTPVAIDTTSVFPASLADFNFDGIPDVVIGHTDYHGSIEVRLGNGDGSFRAGVTLPTGAYPVQLPIVDLNGDGKPDILVINQGSNNSHPERLNVLLDWWGNPSSVTASSVTITGAGTHNIKASFAGDTNYRQSTSATTAVTVP; encoded by the coding sequence TTGGATCGATTCCGTCGCCTACTCTTCATTTTGCTCACGTTCACTGGCGTTGCTCTCGCCGCCGTCGGCAGCAGCACCACCACAACTCTGAGCATAACCAGCGCCGGGGCACCGGTGGCTTACGTCTCCGCACCTTCCACGATCAAGCTCACGGCGACAGTGAAATCCTCCGCCTTGGCCGTTTTTCCCGGGCTGGTAAAGTTCTGCGATAAATCCATCAACGCTACCTGCAGCGGAAATGCGTTCCTGGGAACCGCGCAGCTCACGTCCTCCGGCAAAGCATCGCTCGCAACCCGTTTCGGATATGGCGCGCATTCTCTGCAGGCAATCTTCGTCGGCACGCGCTTCTACTTCAGTTCGCAGTCCAGCGCGGCTTCGTTCTCGCAGAAGTGGAAAACAGGAGCCTCGCTCTCGCACGTCAATTCCGTCGCTGGCGCAAAGCCTGGAACGTTTGACCTCTCTGTCACTTTGACGGGCTTACAAGCCGCAGCGCTGCCGGCTGCACCTACAGGCTCGATCTCGTTTCTTGATGCCAGCAACGGCAACGCGGTCGTAGCCACTGCACCGTTAGGCGGCGGTGCCGGGGGAACACTCACAGTTCGCCAGACCGACCAGCCTCTTGTCGGCGCGATGCCATGGTCCGCGATGACCGCCGACTTCAACAACGACGGCATCCCCGACGTTGCCGTGCACAACGGCGAAGGCACGCTCTCCATCCTCCTCGGAAATGGTGACGGAACCTTCCAGCCGCAAGCGAAAATTTCCGGGACGTTCATCCCCGAACCCCAAGCTCTCGCTATCGCTGATTTCAATTCGGATGGAAATGCGGACCTTGCATATGCCACCACGGTTGGCGTCTCCGGTGGATACTCAATCCTCTTCGGCAATGGCAATGGAACCTTCCAGGCACCTGTTACCACCCCCCTTCCGGGCGGCGGGACGTGGGGCTTGGCCGCGGCTGACTTCAATCGCGACGGCATTCCCGACCTCTTCGCGCTCCCACTCGGCCCCAGCGGTACACCCATTCCCAGCGGCTTCATGATCCTGATCGGAAATGGCGACGGATCCTTCGTTTCGTCAACCCAGCACCCGGAGATGGGCCTTGTAATGTCATTCGCGACCGCCGATTTCAACGGCGATGGCATTACCGATCTCGTCGTCGGCTACGGAACGTTCGGCAACACGCAACTCGGCGTCCTGCTCGGCAATGGCGATGGAACCTTCCAGGCACCCGCATCACCCGTTGCTTTGGGGAACTCGTATAGGTTTGCAACTGCCGATCTGAACCACGACGGGAAACTAGACTTGGTCGTCGCGGGGGCACAGTCTGCATCGGGCTACTACGGCGCTTATTCCTTACTCGGAAATGGCGACGGCTCGTTCCAAACCCCGGTTGCCATTGACACAACGTCCGTCTTTCCGGCTTCTCTCGCTGACTTCAACTTCGATGGCATCCCCGACGTCGTGATCGGACACACCGACTATCACGGCTCGATCGAAGTACGGCTCGGCAATGGAGACGGTTCATTCCGTGCAGGCGTCACGCTGCCCACCGGAGCCTACCCGGTTCAACTCCCGATCGTTGATCTCAACGGCGACGGCAAGCCCGACATCCTCGTGATTAATCAGGGATCGAACAACTCTCATCCCGAGCGGCTGAATGTCCTGCTGGACTGGTGGGGCAATCCGTCGAGTGTCACCGCGAGCAGCGTAACCATCACGGGCGCCGGCACCCACAACATCAAAGCGTCGTTCGCTGGCGACACCAATTACCGTCAGTCGACTTCGGCGACAACCGCTGTCACCGTACCCTAG
- a CDS encoding BACON domain-containing protein: protein MQRLFSFAGILSFLLILANCGGGSGNTQPPAGGGGGGSTPSFTVSLSISTVNLTPGGATQDVTVSVTGKGGYSGSVSVSATGLSSGVTVSPTSVSVQTGSSGKLTFSASDSATVGAQSANIEAVAGSVKVSSPVQINVAKAARPDRFHSVGGTLWRGFYDDTRGLLFAANPGLSEVDVISGSDFTIKARVSVPQAWSVDQMADGKTLVIGTVAQEFFTLDEDTLKATIHLLPTLPRISYSLNCPSVVAMANGIVFLLTQEMGIAGGGADGAAHLIKWDSKKNTYTELGPLNGASSWSTKSMVRSADRKWAAFAVDKFYLYSSDDDSITSVVDLATVNPPADSFGVRGYALNADGSKIAVASASQVTFLDHSFNVLATVPYSSAFQDSGTTVRFTADGNRLIMQNIFPVSLEMVDANSYTALGYQPAFGDRADVYSTIIAIDGVGRAFVGFDGGYEVIDTAQTPVPNPTEAGATLDGPECPLPNPPNAGLNASLTYSTFNSSLFAGYSFYFAGAAGTVSADGTQVTAPASSQAGPVDVECVDSAGSSRTLPFAFSYGAKAAAVSANLLSPVGEQSLYAFGFGFFSDASSVPAVSVGGLAAANVEQVSLSKGSLQGVRLQPPTLSASTTADVTVTSAYGSSTVKGAVSYIPSAHVVATSGVLQLLFDSHRNLLYALKASEIDVLDPISLTWNTPFALPAFAGSANYGYIALSPDGSRLVAVASAGYAAVVNPDDPSKTFSVSTPNPGFSWGRVVITKENKAVFGGRPPVEIDLATSTGKVIPTYLGWLIASPPDGSVIYGIDTGVTTGQAYRTDISTYKTTSTPQFGAQFWSDLAVSADGSHFAGILAESNGGDVIGFFESGLHLVNFNEGPLLSPADDSLVLGSVFGPKGNVLVVALGDSIEFWDTQTGTLRARLMTPEELQTESGSASFAAPQVALDSTGQTIFAVSASGISAMTLPVPVDDLPVAAWNGPLPAPQAPVSAVLGPRHGSYTVRRSR from the coding sequence GTGCAAAGACTCTTTTCCTTCGCGGGCATACTTTCTTTTCTACTTATCCTGGCAAATTGCGGTGGTGGAAGCGGCAACACGCAACCTCCGGCGGGTGGCGGCGGTGGTGGCTCAACTCCGAGCTTCACAGTCTCCCTTTCCATTTCCACAGTGAACCTGACACCGGGCGGAGCGACACAGGATGTCACTGTCTCGGTGACGGGAAAGGGCGGCTACTCCGGATCGGTATCGGTTAGCGCTACCGGTCTTTCTTCCGGGGTGACTGTTTCGCCGACATCGGTGTCTGTTCAGACGGGAAGTAGTGGGAAGCTGACCTTCTCGGCCTCAGATTCAGCGACAGTCGGAGCGCAATCGGCAAACATTGAGGCAGTCGCAGGATCCGTCAAAGTTTCAAGTCCCGTGCAGATCAACGTGGCGAAGGCTGCACGTCCTGATCGATTCCACTCTGTAGGTGGAACTTTATGGCGCGGATTTTACGACGATACTCGAGGGTTACTCTTCGCAGCGAATCCAGGGTTGAGTGAAGTCGATGTGATATCCGGTTCTGATTTCACGATCAAAGCGAGAGTCTCGGTACCGCAGGCGTGGAGCGTTGACCAAATGGCGGACGGCAAGACGCTCGTTATCGGCACGGTTGCTCAAGAGTTCTTCACGCTGGACGAAGATACTCTCAAGGCGACGATTCATCTGCTGCCGACATTGCCGCGTATCTCCTATAGCTTGAATTGTCCATCCGTTGTGGCGATGGCCAATGGCATCGTCTTTCTGCTGACCCAGGAAATGGGAATCGCGGGAGGTGGCGCAGATGGCGCCGCTCACTTAATAAAGTGGGATTCAAAGAAGAACACGTATACGGAACTTGGCCCTCTGAACGGAGCTTCGAGTTGGTCCACGAAGAGCATGGTTCGAAGTGCGGACCGCAAATGGGCGGCTTTCGCGGTGGACAAGTTCTATTTGTATAGTTCGGACGATGACAGTATTACGTCAGTCGTGGATCTGGCGACGGTCAACCCGCCCGCCGATTCGTTTGGTGTTCGGGGTTACGCGCTGAACGCTGACGGAAGCAAGATTGCTGTCGCTTCCGCATCGCAAGTCACCTTCCTCGATCACTCATTCAATGTACTCGCGACAGTACCGTATTCATCCGCTTTTCAGGATTCAGGCACCACCGTGCGATTCACTGCGGACGGGAACCGCCTCATCATGCAGAATATTTTCCCGGTCTCGCTTGAGATGGTCGATGCGAACTCCTATACGGCGCTCGGATACCAACCTGCTTTCGGAGACAGAGCAGATGTTTACTCGACGATAATCGCGATCGACGGCGTCGGACGGGCCTTTGTCGGATTCGATGGCGGATACGAAGTAATCGATACAGCGCAGACACCGGTTCCAAATCCGACCGAAGCGGGCGCTACCTTGGACGGGCCGGAATGCCCCCTCCCGAACCCGCCCAATGCAGGCCTGAACGCGAGCCTGACATATTCCACGTTTAACAGCAGTCTTTTTGCCGGCTACTCCTTCTACTTCGCTGGAGCGGCCGGAACCGTGTCCGCAGACGGCACCCAAGTGACTGCGCCGGCGTCTTCCCAAGCAGGCCCGGTTGATGTGGAGTGCGTCGATTCGGCAGGGAGTTCCAGGACGCTGCCATTTGCATTCTCCTACGGGGCAAAGGCTGCTGCGGTGAGCGCAAACCTCTTATCTCCCGTGGGAGAACAATCTTTGTATGCGTTCGGTTTTGGTTTTTTCTCCGATGCATCCTCCGTTCCGGCGGTGTCGGTAGGCGGGCTAGCTGCCGCGAACGTTGAGCAGGTTTCGCTTTCGAAGGGCAGCTTACAAGGAGTTCGTCTGCAACCACCAACGCTCTCCGCTTCCACAACCGCGGATGTCACTGTGACAAGCGCGTACGGATCGAGCACGGTCAAGGGCGCGGTTTCATACATCCCATCCGCGCACGTGGTAGCGACGAGTGGAGTGTTGCAACTGCTCTTCGATTCGCATCGCAACTTGCTCTATGCCCTAAAGGCCTCCGAGATCGATGTCCTGGACCCGATCTCGCTGACGTGGAACACGCCGTTTGCGCTGCCGGCATTCGCTGGTTCTGCGAACTACGGATATATAGCGCTCAGTCCGGATGGAAGCCGATTAGTGGCTGTCGCCAGCGCAGGCTACGCCGCTGTCGTCAACCCTGACGACCCATCGAAAACCTTCTCGGTCTCGACGCCGAACCCTGGGTTCTCGTGGGGCAGGGTCGTGATAACCAAGGAGAACAAGGCCGTATTCGGCGGAAGGCCGCCTGTTGAAATCGATCTCGCAACATCAACCGGGAAAGTTATTCCAACTTATCTAGGGTGGCTGATCGCATCACCGCCGGACGGAAGTGTGATTTATGGCATTGACACCGGTGTCACCACAGGGCAGGCGTACCGAACTGACATCTCCACCTACAAAACGACGAGCACGCCGCAGTTTGGCGCTCAATTCTGGTCTGACTTGGCCGTCTCAGCGGACGGATCACATTTCGCTGGGATCCTCGCGGAATCAAATGGAGGCGACGTTATAGGGTTCTTTGAGTCGGGACTTCATCTCGTCAATTTCAATGAAGGTCCGCTGCTCAGCCCTGCAGACGATTCTCTCGTATTGGGCTCAGTATTTGGCCCTAAAGGAAACGTGCTGGTGGTCGCATTGGGAGACTCTATCGAATTCTGGGATACGCAGACCGGTACTCTGCGCGCCCGGCTTATGACGCCTGAAGAGTTGCAGACGGAATCGGGTTCAGCCAGTTTCGCCGCACCGCAGGTCGCCCTAGACTCGACGGGACAGACTATCTTCGCAGTGTCCGCGAGTGGTATCAGCGCAATGACTCTTCCGGTCCCGGTCGATGACCTCCCGGTTGCGGCATGGAACGGCCCGTTGCCGGCGCCTCAAGCTCCCGTGTCGGCGGTTTTGGGGCCTAGACACGGGAGCTACACAGTTCGTCGCAGCCGGTAA
- a CDS encoding DNA-3-methyladenine glycosylase, translating to MPRSSLAQLAPLPRAFFNRDPRIVGRELLGKVLLRREGRAILAGRIVECEAYLGADDAAAHSAAGKTARNAVLFGPPGYAYVYFIYGNHFCLNVSCLPDGQAGGILFRALEPIAGVERMAANRQLEPSQLRLIASGPGRLAEALAVTRDRDNGKDMVSPKSDLRIVDDGFGAVEVRETPRIGITKSADLPLRYIVAGSPFVSGKRYL from the coding sequence ATGCCCCGGTCCTCGCTGGCGCAACTGGCGCCGTTGCCGCGCGCGTTCTTCAATCGCGATCCACGTATCGTTGGACGCGAATTGTTGGGAAAAGTCTTACTGCGCCGCGAGGGCCGGGCCATCCTGGCGGGCCGCATCGTGGAATGCGAAGCCTACCTTGGCGCCGACGACGCGGCTGCCCACTCCGCTGCGGGCAAAACAGCGCGCAACGCGGTGCTCTTCGGGCCTCCCGGATACGCCTACGTGTACTTCATCTACGGCAACCACTTTTGCCTGAACGTCTCGTGCCTGCCGGACGGCCAAGCGGGCGGGATACTCTTCCGGGCGCTGGAGCCAATCGCCGGCGTTGAGCGCATGGCAGCTAATCGCCAGCTGGAGCCCTCGCAGCTGCGGCTGATCGCCAGCGGCCCTGGACGGCTTGCCGAAGCCCTGGCCGTCACCCGCGACCGTGATAACGGCAAAGACATGGTCTCGCCAAAGAGCGACCTGCGGATCGTGGATGACGGTTTCGGGGCGGTCGAGGTGCGCGAGACCCCGCGGATCGGCATCACGAAATCGGCAGATTTGCCGCTGCGGTACATCGTTGCGGGGAGTCCGTTCGTCTCGGGAAAACGTTACTTATAA
- the bcp gene encoding thioredoxin-dependent thiol peroxidase: protein MNINDKAPSFTLPDENGVETSLDQFKGKHVVLFFYPKADTPGUTIEACGFRDAYSKLTRAGLVVLGISADKPSAQKKFKDKFDLQYTLLADADKKVAGLFGVIKEKNMYGKKVMGIARTTFLIGPDGKIVHIFENVKPDGHAEEVLAFAKGKTK, encoded by the coding sequence ATGAACATCAACGATAAAGCTCCATCCTTCACCCTGCCCGACGAGAACGGCGTCGAGACTTCGCTCGACCAGTTCAAGGGCAAACACGTGGTGCTGTTCTTCTACCCAAAAGCCGACACACCCGGTTGAACCATTGAAGCGTGCGGGTTCCGCGACGCATACAGCAAGCTTACTCGTGCCGGGTTAGTTGTGCTCGGCATCTCCGCTGACAAGCCTTCCGCGCAGAAGAAATTCAAAGACAAGTTCGACCTGCAGTACACCCTTCTAGCAGACGCCGACAAGAAAGTTGCCGGCCTCTTTGGCGTGATCAAAGAGAAGAACATGTATGGCAAGAAGGTGATGGGGATTGCGCGTACCACGTTCCTCATCGGCCCCGACGGCAAGATCGTGCACATCTTTGAAAACGTGAAGCCTGACGGCCACGCCGAAGAGGTACTCGCTTTCGCCAAGGGCAAAACCAAGTAA
- a CDS encoding alpha/beta hydrolase, whose product MRKLLTRASAALFFLYLVVSISGGVYLAEITVHLPRRPITHTEIARRVVMTEFHAELQNVSITANDGAILRGWFVEPEHANGSAVILLHGVTDNREGMGGFARLFLHNGYSVLLPDSRAHGVSGGQLATYGVLERDDIHRWVSWLYDEHRPRCVYGMGESLGAAILVQSLAVEPRFCGAIAESPFATFRDGAYSKFSEISHLGLWFGKTLGRPMIETGLLYARLRYKIDLTQADPSYAVAHSSVPLLLIHGGADRNIFPVNSEKLHRIDTSHSELWEVPGALHTGAWSRDPRQFESRVLQWCAMHN is encoded by the coding sequence ATGCGCAAGCTCCTCACTCGCGCCTCTGCCGCGTTGTTCTTCCTCTATCTTGTCGTGTCTATAAGCGGCGGCGTCTATCTCGCCGAGATCACCGTCCATCTCCCACGACGCCCGATCACGCACACGGAAATCGCTCGGCGCGTTGTCATGACCGAGTTCCACGCCGAGCTTCAGAACGTCTCGATTACCGCCAATGACGGCGCGATTCTCCGCGGCTGGTTCGTGGAGCCGGAACACGCCAACGGAAGTGCGGTGATTCTGCTGCATGGCGTTACCGACAACCGTGAAGGTATGGGCGGATTTGCCCGGTTGTTCCTCCATAACGGCTACTCGGTCCTGCTGCCCGACTCGCGCGCGCATGGCGTGAGCGGCGGCCAACTCGCGACCTACGGCGTGCTCGAACGTGACGACATCCATCGCTGGGTTTCGTGGCTTTACGACGAGCACAGGCCACGTTGCGTTTATGGAATGGGGGAATCGCTCGGTGCGGCGATTCTGGTGCAATCTCTCGCGGTTGAGCCGCGCTTCTGCGGTGCGATTGCGGAATCGCCGTTTGCCACCTTCCGCGATGGGGCTTACAGCAAGTTCTCCGAGATTTCTCACCTAGGGCTTTGGTTCGGGAAAACACTTGGCCGGCCAATGATCGAAACGGGCCTGCTCTACGCTCGACTGCGCTACAAGATCGATCTCACGCAGGCCGATCCGTCCTATGCAGTTGCGCATTCGTCCGTTCCGCTGTTGCTCATCCACGGCGGCGCGGACCGCAACATCTTCCCCGTGAACTCCGAAAAGCTGCATCGGATCGATACGTCGCATTCCGAGCTATGGGAAGTTCCAGGCGCCCTCCACACCGGCGCCTGGAGCCGCGACCCGCGCCAATTTGAATCGCGCGTGTTGCAATGGTGCGCGATGCACAACTAG